The bacterium genome contains a region encoding:
- a CDS encoding N-acetylmuramoyl-L-alanine amidase has translation MIRRALFAGAMIAMCAGALHARDAVEARYVELKDGYAKLTDDKARKLYRHNWLKLVKGFVELERRYPKSARADDALYMAAKLYEELYEVSFASDDLRDAVRLNDELAKKYPSSNLADDALVRAARILERLGDKSGAFERYERCVARHPRGDLTHEARKAAKRLAPKVARATATPAPTPKPPAAPADELAQILSAELGVPVLTRVDHWSDEDYTRVVIETSEKVDFEHALIEKSDGSDLPRRLYFDLHGAARAPDIANELPIHDGLLERVRVGEFNEDTVRVVLDFDNVEDFTVFPLLDPFRIVVDVTGRRTAPEAGAPWVVVIDAGHGGKDPGAMSKHGGRESLITLGIAREVNRLLAQNPRVKPVMTRATDEFIPLPGRTAIANRAGADLFVSIHINAARNRDAAGVEIYHFAPRARPEHRELVAAENQTDAESVVALDDLITVLNLSHKHVESQMLARAVHTRMLSNARARYADVVERKVHSAPFYVLLGARMPAVLVECGFITNSVEGKRLKDAAYQKELAKGIADGIMEFLEGYQ, from the coding sequence ATGATCCGCCGAGCGCTTTTCGCCGGGGCGATGATCGCCATGTGCGCGGGCGCGCTTCATGCCCGCGACGCCGTGGAGGCGCGGTACGTCGAACTAAAGGACGGCTACGCGAAGCTGACGGACGACAAGGCGCGCAAACTTTATCGGCACAACTGGCTAAAACTCGTGAAGGGATTCGTGGAGCTGGAACGGCGATATCCCAAGTCCGCGCGCGCGGACGACGCGCTCTACATGGCGGCGAAGCTCTACGAAGAATTGTACGAAGTGAGCTTCGCGAGCGACGACCTGCGCGACGCGGTGCGCCTGAACGACGAACTTGCGAAAAAGTATCCGTCCTCGAATCTCGCCGACGACGCGCTCGTGCGCGCGGCGCGCATCCTCGAGCGGCTGGGGGACAAGTCCGGAGCCTTCGAGCGCTATGAGCGCTGCGTCGCACGGCATCCTCGGGGTGATCTGACGCACGAGGCGCGAAAGGCGGCAAAACGTCTTGCGCCGAAGGTGGCCAGGGCGACTGCCACCCCGGCGCCGACGCCCAAACCGCCCGCCGCGCCCGCCGACGAGCTTGCACAAATACTCTCCGCGGAGCTTGGCGTGCCGGTGCTGACGCGCGTCGATCATTGGAGTGACGAGGACTACACGCGCGTCGTCATCGAGACATCCGAAAAGGTCGACTTCGAGCACGCGCTGATCGAAAAATCCGACGGCAGCGATCTGCCGCGCCGTCTCTACTTCGATCTGCATGGCGCGGCGCGCGCGCCGGACATCGCGAACGAGCTGCCAATCCACGACGGGTTGCTTGAGCGCGTGCGCGTCGGTGAATTCAACGAGGACACCGTGCGCGTCGTGCTGGATTTCGACAACGTCGAGGACTTCACCGTCTTTCCGCTGCTCGATCCGTTCCGCATCGTCGTCGATGTCACCGGCCGCCGGACCGCGCCGGAGGCGGGCGCGCCGTGGGTGGTCGTCATCGATGCGGGTCACGGCGGCAAGGACCCCGGCGCGATGAGCAAACACGGCGGTCGCGAGTCGCTCATCACGCTCGGCATCGCGCGCGAGGTGAACCGTCTTCTGGCGCAAAATCCCCGCGTGAAACCGGTGATGACGCGCGCGACCGACGAGTTCATCCCCCTGCCCGGCCGGACCGCGATCGCCAACCGCGCCGGCGCGGACCTGTTTGTGTCGATCCACATCAACGCGGCGCGAAACCGCGACGCCGCCGGCGTCGAAATCTACCATTTCGCGCCCCGGGCCAGACCCGAGCATCGGGAACTCGTAGCCGCGGAAAACCAGACCGACGCCGAAAGCGTCGTCGCGCTGGATGACCTGATCACGGTGCTCAACTTGTCGCACAAACATGTCGAGAGCCAGATGCTGGCGCGCGCGGTTCACACGCGCATGCTTTCGAACGCGCGCGCGCGGTACGCCGACGTGGTGGAGCGAAAAGTGCACAGCGCGCCGTTTTACGTGCTGCTTGGCGCGCGCATGCCGGCCGTGCTCGTCGAGTGCGGATTCATCACCAATTCCGTTGAGGGAAAACGCCTGAAAGACGCCGCGTATCAGAAAGAGCTTGCCAAGGGCATCGCGGACGGCATCATGGAGTTCCTGGAGGGCTACCAATGA